One stretch of Prunus persica cultivar Lovell chromosome G1, Prunus_persica_NCBIv2, whole genome shotgun sequence DNA includes these proteins:
- the LOC18793647 gene encoding F-box protein At2g26160, with the protein MSLSVAEQQDPVLLHYVDAASQKFAESSSISWRTTAVSFSNGEWASYPALVFLILDKLLEPIDNVRFAAVCKKWHSMSKVYNQATQRWHNKQLLPMLLIPNQDKDNDRRVLYSISEGRIYNNIQLQVPFKRRCSGSCHGWFATVDPTDQGVVTVTLRNPFTKANPICLPPLNAHVSVYQPSYYEHYVPKVILSADPTQNPKNYVVVALYRCWFELAFIKAGQNAWTYVNPAAISYGDVIFYKSQVYAVTSFGAIGSLDVYGTDSNNPSQPPSIKLLTPRKPFRSYCFHAYLVESTKGDLLHILRYYVPKDGAYRFRNRQTVGFAVYKWVLNDEEDGGSIAHKVEVKSIGDEALFVGDSHSISVLASNFPGCQPNSIYYTDDFLSTSPLSDGDEANDMGIFNLEDGTITQHYSVKTNTQRAIWVVPPFNGLC; encoded by the exons ATGAGTTTATCGGTAGCGGAGCAACAAGACCCGGTGCTGCTCCATTACGTCGATGCAGCATCTCAAAAGTTTGCAGAAAGCTCGTCGATTTCATGGAG GACCACGGCTGTCAGCTTCAGCAATGGGGAATGGGCAAGTTATCCAGCACTAGTCTTTTTGATTCTGGATAAGTTATTAGAACCCATTGACAATGTCCGTTTTGCTGCCGTCTGCAAGAAGTGGCATTCTATGTCCAAAGTCTATAATCAGGCAACGCAGCGGTGGCACAACAAACAACTTCTCCCCATGCTCTTGATCCCAAACCAGGACAAAGACAACGACCGAAGAGTATTGTACAGCATTTCTGAAGGAAGAATCTACAACAATATTCAACTACAAGTTCCTTTTAAGAGGAGGTGTAGTGGCTCTTGCCATGGCTGGTTTGCCACAGTTGATCCAACAGACCAAGGTGTAGTGACCGTAACACTCAGGAACCCTTTCACAAAAGCAAATCCGATTTGTCTCCCTCCCTTGAATGCCCATGTCTCAGTTTATCAACCATCCTACTATGAGCATTATGTTCCTAAGGTTATCTTGTCCGCTGACCCCACTCAGAATCCGAAGAATTATGTGGTTGTAGCACTTTACCGTTGCTGGTTTGAGTTGGCTTTCATCAAGGCAGGCCAAAACGCTTGGACCTACGTCAACCCTGCTGCAATTTCATATGGTGATGTTATATTCTATAAAAGCCAAGTGTATGCAGTTACATCATTTGGAGCTATTGGGTCGTTGGATGTTTATGGTACTGATAGTAATAACCCTTCACAACCACCATCGATAAAGCTACTCACACCTCGAAAGCCATTCCGGtcttattgttttcatgcatATCTTGTGGAATCAACTAAGGGAGACTTGTTGCATATACTAAGATATTATGTGCCAAAGGACGGTGCTTATAGGTTTCGTAATAGACAGACTGTGGGATTTGCGGTTTACAAGTGGGTGTTGAAcgatgaagaagatggaggTTCTATTGCGCACAAGGTTGAGGTAAAAAGCATTGGAGATGAGGCTCTGTTCGTGGGCGACAGTCATTCAATCTCTGTTTTGGCTTCAAACTTTCCTGGATGTCAGCCAAATTCCATATATTACACCGATGATTTCCTATCAACTTCTCCTTTGTCAGATGGTGATGAAGCAAATGATATGGGGATCTTCAACTTGGAGGACGGAACCATCACACAACATTACTCAGTGAAAACCAATACTCAGAGAGCTATTTGGGTTGTGCCACCTTTTAATGGACTATGTTAG
- the LOC109947097 gene encoding uncharacterized protein LOC109947097, whose translation MASENSFVQPAIPRFDGHYDHWSMLMENFLRSKEYWNLVEIGITAAAGGSDSSEAQKKILDELKLKDLKAKNYLFQAIDRSILETILKKDTAKDIWDSLKQKYQGTARVKRAQLQALRKEFEVLHMKNGETVNDYFGRTLTIANKMRTQGEKMDDVVIIEKILRSMTSKFDYVVCSIEESNDLDILSIDELPE comes from the coding sequence ATGGCGTCTGAGAATAGTTTTGTGCAACCAGCCATTCCAAGGTTTGATGGACACTATGACCATTGGAGTATGCTAATGGAGAACTTTCTTCGTTCCAAAGAGTATTGGAACCTGGTGGAGATTGGGATCACTGCTGCAGCAGGGGGATCGGATTCCAGTGAAGCACAGAAGAAGATTTTAGATGAACTGAAGCTGAAGGATTTGAAGGCCAAGAACTATTTGTTCCAAGCCATAGATCGGTCAATATTGGAGACCATTCTGAAGAAGGATACCGCGAAGGATATATGGGACTCCTTGAAACAGAAGTATCAAGGAACTGCACGTGTCAAACGTGCTCAATTGCAGGCTCTTCGCAAGGAGTTTGAGGTACTGCACATGAAGAATGGAGAAACAGTCAATGACTATTTTGGGAGAACACTTACCATAGCCAACAAGATGAGAACTCAAGGGGAGAAGATGGATGATGTGGTGATCATTGAGAAAATTTTGAGGTCCATGACTTCGAAATTCGATTATGTTGTCTGTTCGATTGAGGAATCTAATGACCTGGACATCCTATCTATAGATGAACTCCCAGAGTAG